A portion of the Lolium rigidum isolate FL_2022 chromosome 1, APGP_CSIRO_Lrig_0.1, whole genome shotgun sequence genome contains these proteins:
- the LOC124689722 gene encoding lysine histidine transporter 2-like: protein MGTQASPENYTPPKDERTAREKAIDDWLPITSSRKAKWWYSAFHNVTAMVGAGVLSLPYAMSELGWGPGIAVMTLSWIITVYTLWQMVEMHEIVPGKRFDRYHELGQHAFGDKLGLWIVVPQQLVVEVSLNIVYMVTGGNSLKKFHDVICDGNCKDIKLTYFIMIFASVHFVLSQLPNFNSISGISLAAAVMSLSYSTIAWGASLDKGKAANVDYSLRASTTAGQVFGFLGGLGDVAFSYSGHNVVLEIQATIPSTPDKPSKKPMWKGVVVAYIIIAACYFPVAMIGYWTFGNSVDDNILITLNRPKWLIAMANMMVVVHLIGSYQIYAMPVFDMMETVLVKKMNFPPGMMLRLITRTVYVAFTMFVGITFPFFGGLIGFFGGLAFAPTTYFLPCIMWLIICKPKRFSLSWFTNWICIVLGVILMIVAPIGGLRQIIISAKTYKFYS from the exons ATGGGGACGCAGGCGTCGCCGGAGAACTACACGCCGCCCAAG GATGAGAGGACTGCGCGGGAGAAGGCCATCGACGACTGGCTTCCTATCACGTCGTCGAGGAAAGCAAAGTGGTGGTACTCGGCCTTCCACAATGTCACCGCCATGGTCGGCGCCGGCGTGCTAAGCCTCCCCTACGCCATGTCCGAGCTCGGTTG GGGTCCGGGCATCGCGGTGATGACCTTGTCATGGATCATCACGGTGTACACTTTGTGGCAGATGGTTGAGATGCACGAAATAGTGCCCGGGAAGCGGTTTGATCGATACCACGAGCTCGGGCAGCACGCCTTTGGTGATAAGCTCGGCCTCTGGATCGTGGTGCCGCAGCAGCTCGTCGTGGAGGTCAGCCTCAACATTGTCTACATGGTTACCGGTGGCAATTCGCTCAAGAAGTTCCACGACGTGATCTGCGACGGCAACTGCAAGGACATCAAGCTCACCTACTTCATCATGATCTTCGCCTCTGTCCACTTCGTCCTCTCCCAGCTCCCAAATTTCAACTCCATCTCTGGCATCTCCCTAGCCGCCGCTGTCATGTCGCTCAG CTACTCGACGATTGCTTGGGGCGCATCGTTGGACAAGGGGAAGGCGGCGAACGTGGACTACAGCCTGCGGGCGTCGACCACGGCCGGGCAGGTGTTCGGCTTCCTCGGGGGGCTTGGTGACGTGGCCTTCTCCTACTCCGGCCACAACGTGGTGCTGGAGATCCAGGCCACCATCCCGTCAACGCCGGACAAGCCGTCCAAGAAGCCcatgtggaagggcgtggtggtaGCCTACATCATCATCGCCGCCTGCTACTTCCCGGTGGCGATGATCGGCTACTGGACGTTCGGCAACAGCGTGGACGACAACATCCTCATCACCCTCAATAGGCCCAAGTGGCTCATCGCCATGGCCAACATGATGGTCGTCGTTCATCTCATCGGTAGCTACCAG ATTTACGCCATGCCCGTGTTCGACATGATGGAGACGGTGCTGGTAAAGAAAATGAACTTCCCTCCCGGCATGATGCTCCGTTTGATTACCCGGACCGTCTACGTAG CGTTCACGATGTTCGTCGGCATCACTTTCCCGTTCTTCGGCGGCCTCATCGGGTTTTTTGGTGGGCTCGCCTTCGCGCCAACGACCTATTTC CTTCCCTGCATCATGTGGCTCATCATCTGCAAGCCCAAGCGGTTCAGCCTCTCATGGTTCACCAACTGG ATTTGCATTGTCCTTGGGGTGATTCTGATGATCGTGGCGCCCATCGGAGGGCTCAGGCAGATCATCATTTCTGCCAAAACATACAAGTTCTACTCATAG